One window of the Falco biarmicus isolate bFalBia1 chromosome Z, bFalBia1.pri, whole genome shotgun sequence genome contains the following:
- the RGMB gene encoding repulsive guidance molecule B codes for MGRAAPSRAAGAEPLLRLPPRRPSLAALGLLAALGLLLGSGDCQMQTPCGIQKCTTDFVSLTSHLNSAFEGFDLEFCKALRAYSACTDRNSKVCRGNLVYHYAVLGISDLMSQRNCSKDGPTSSTNPEVTHDPCNYNDHIEAREYQGGGKTTTPTYLFCGLFGDPHLRTFKDHFQTCKVEGAWPLVDNNYLSVQVTNVPVVPGSSATATNKITIIFKSYQDCTDQKVYQAVTDDLPAAFVDGTTSGGAGNIKSLQIVEKVSGKYVEMHARYIGTTVYIRQLGHYLTLAIRMPQELVMAYEETQDLQLCVNGCPSSERIDDSGHLPLPVMGQLLPQGDAARIQPVYTLETATTKCHEKILVKDIYFYSCVFDLLTTGDTNFTAAAHSALQDVEALHPRKEHWHIFPSSGGGDVGKSSKYFVSLGLCSIFVAFL; via the exons ATGGGGAGAGCTGCGCCTTCCCGCGCCGCCGGGGCTGAGCCGCTCCTccgcctcccgccgcgccgcccgtCGCTCGCCGCCCTCGGCCTGCTCGCCGCCCTGGGGTTGCTGCTGGGCTCAG GTGACTGCCAGATGCAAACACCTTGTGGAATCCAGAAGTGCACCACTGATTTTGTATCCTTAACATCACATCTGAACTCTGCTTTTGAGGGGTTTGATCTGGAGTTCTGCAAGGCCCTGCGAGCGTACTCTGCCTGTACTGATCGCAATTCCAAAGTATGCCGTGGAAACCTAGTCTACCATTATGCAGTGCTTGGGATCAGTGACCTCATGAGCCAGAGAAACTGTTCCAAAGATGGACCCACATCCTCCACCAACCCTGAGGTGACCCATGATCCCTGTAATTACAATGACCACATAGAAGCCAGAGAATATCAGGGAGGGGGCAAGACGACGACTCCTACTTACCTGTTTTGTGGCTTGTTTGGTGATCCTCATCTGAGGACTTTTAAGGATCACTTCCAGACATGCAAAGTGGAAGGCGCTTGGCCCCTCGTAGACAATAATTACTTATCAGTGCAAGTGACCAATGTGCCTGTGGTCCCAGGATCCAGCGCTACTGCTACAAATAAG aTAACTATTATCTTTAAATCATACCAAGACTGTACAGATCAGAAAGTATATCAAGCAGTGACTGATGACTTGCCTGCAGCTTTTGTTGATGGTACAACAAGTGGAGGTGCTGGGAACATCAAGAGCTTGCAAATTGTGGAGAAAGTCAGTGGCAAATACGTCGAAATGCATGCCAGGTACATTGGGACCACGGTGTATATACGCCAGCTTGGGCACTACTTAACGCTGGCCATTCGCATGCCTCAAGAGTTGGTCATGGCCTATGAGGAGACCCAGGATCTGCAGCTGTGTGTAAATGGTTGCCCTTCAAGTGAACGTATTGATGATAGTGGCCACTTGCCATTGCCTGTGATGGGGCAGTTGCTCCCTCAGGGTGATGCTGCTCGTATCCAGCCAGTGTACACGCTGGAAACTGCCACCACCAAATGCCATGAGAAGATACTGGTGAAGGACATCTACTTTTACTCATGTGTATTTGACTTACTCACCACTGGTGACACTAacttcacagctgctgctcacagtgCCTTGCAGGATGTGGAGGCACTGCACCCCAGAAAAGAGCACTGGCATATCTTTCCCAGCAGTGGAGGTGGTGATGTGGGCAAGAGTAGCAAATACTTTGTTAGTCTTGGACTTTGCTCGATCTTTGTTGCGTTTTTGTAG